A single window of Nicotiana sylvestris chromosome 3, ASM39365v2, whole genome shotgun sequence DNA harbors:
- the LOC104215692 gene encoding uncharacterized protein, with the protein MVSSSDAPSKDGGSSTSPTIDASHPYFLHPSDSPGMTLVSSVFDGRGYGGWRRSLLIALSAKNKLGFIDGSCSAPASDSTSFNLWTRCNDMVTSWLLNSLSKEIVVSVLYSKSAQALWTDLEDRFVQSNEAKLYHLQKEISDLMQGSSDIVGYFTKLKLLWDELDVKLVKSLQDERLIQFFMGLNDTYSPVRSNILMMSPLPNINIAYSLLVQDERQREVYVNPQFPGDSSSFLATRQNILGQKSQSSDFKGRKNNLICSHCKKPGHSVDKYYRIIGFPSDFKFTKTTKMQGGIRSNNVQISDTGTSPSEPSDVQANMVQCAVFLAMVERQFHSKVKVIRSDNALELGGGSTISDFFASQGIIYQTSCTATPQQNGIVERKHSHLLETSRALL; encoded by the exons ATGGTGTCTTCATCTGATGCTCCTTCTAAGGATGGTGGTTCTAGCACCTCTCCTACTATTGATGCTAGCCATCCTTATTTTCTTCACCCATCAGATTCACCCGGTATGACTCTCGTCTCTTCTGTTTTCGATGGTCGTGGCTATGGAGGTTGGAGGAGGTCTCTTCTCATTGCCCTTTCCGCTAAAAATAAGTTGGGCTTCATTGATGGGAGTTGCTCTGCTCCTGCCTCTGATTCTACCTCTTTTAACTTGTGGACTCGGTGTAATGATATGGTAACCTCTTGGTTACTCAACTCCCTTTCAAAGGAAATTGTTGTCAGTGTTCTTTACTCCAAATCTGCTCAAGCTCTTTGGACAGATCTTGAGGATAGGTTTGTCCAATCCAATGAGGCTAAACTCTATCACCTACAAAAGGAAATAAGTGACTTAATGCAAGGATCAAGTGATATTGTTGGCTATTTCACTAAATTGAAGCTATTATGGGATGAACTTGAT GTGAAATTGGTTAAGTCTCTTCAAGATGAAAGGTTGATTCAATTTTTCATGGGCTTGAATGATACATATTCTCCTGTTAGGAGCAACATCCTAATGATGTCCCCTCTCCCCAACATCAATATTGCCTATTCTCTGTTGGTTCAAGATGAGAGGCAAAGGGAAGTATATGTGAATCCTCAGTTTCCTGGTGACTCTTCTTCTTTCCTAGCCACACGTCAAAATATTTTAGGTCAGAAATCTCAATCATCAGACTTTAAAGGGAGGAAGAATAACTTGATTTGTTCTCATTGCAAGAAACCAGGCCATTCAGTTGACAAATACTATCGAATAATTGGTTTCCCTTCAGATTTTAAGTTCACTAAAACAACAAAGATGCAAGGTGGAATAAGGAGCAAT AATGTCCAGATCAGTGATACTGGAACCTCACCTTCAGAGCCTTCAGATGTGCAAGCTAATATGGTTCAATGTGCTG TATTTTTAGCTATGGTTGAAAGGCAATTTCATTCTAAAGTTAAGGTCATCAGGTCTGACAATGCATTAGAATTGGGAGGAGGTTCTACTATTTCTGATTTCTTTGCTTCACAAGGAATCATTTACCAAACCTCTTGCACTgctactcctcaacaaaatggcaTCGTTGAAAGGAAGCATAGCCATCTCTTGGAAACTTCTAGGGCTTTACTGTAG